The DNA region TTAGAGGAACGTAAAAGTAAACGTTCCTCTAAAACTTTTGTTTGTTTCTAGCCTATTGTTTCGATTAAATATGTTCGTTATAGTGTAGTCAACGAAACGGAGGTATACGATGAGAAATTTACTCATACTGGAATGGCGTAAATTAAAACTGCCGATTTTACTTACAATCATAGTAGGGACCTTATTATCGATTATTTTATGTAACACCATTTATAAGAGTTATGCATTAGAGCATCAGCTAGAAGTATGGGAAGTTGGGTTTGAAATATTTAATTTCATATTCCCACTCCTTGCAGTTTTACCGACGTGTTGGCTCATGTATTTTGAGCGTAAAAATGGCTTCTTAAAATACATTTTACCGAGAGCGAGTAAAAAACAATATTTGTTATCGAAGTGGATTGTCATCAGTGGCAGTGCGTTCTTAATCATGTTCATCATTTCTTTTGTAGGTGTTGTTACAGCTCTTTATGGAGTTCAGCCGATTGATGTGACATATACCTGGATTTCACCCCAAACAGGAGAAGCTGCACCGAGATTATTACAAACGCATTTTGCAGGAGAACTATTTACTGAATCACCACTAATATATGGGTTGTTGTTAAGTGTTTGGAAAGGGTTCATTTGTGCCATTGTAGCAACGATGGGATATGTGTTTAGCCTGTATAGCAAAAACTTATTTGTCATTTTAACAG from Peribacillus simplex includes:
- a CDS encoding ABC transporter permease, producing MRNLLILEWRKLKLPILLTIIVGTLLSIILCNTIYKSYALEHQLEVWEVGFEIFNFIFPLLAVLPTCWLMYFERKNGFLKYILPRASKKQYLLSKWIVISGSAFLIMFIISFVGVVTALYGVQPIDVTYTWISPQTGEAAPRLLQTHFAGELFTESPLIYGLLLSVWKGFICAIVATMGYVFSLYSKNLFVILTGPFVYTILENFILSILHLENLRLFTAFEPTSVEVEAVGLPSFLFGPMLAIVIMILYAIYMNFKVKESIYTM